A genomic segment from Juglans regia cultivar Chandler chromosome 14, Walnut 2.0, whole genome shotgun sequence encodes:
- the LOC108989606 gene encoding (R)-specific enoyl-CoA hydratase: MLIRSLLFGNVPPLRCFSSSALNILKTGDILRETRVFTDEDVLEYSKVSHDSNPLHFNSELARNAGFEDRLVHGMLVAALFPRIISSHFPGAVYVSQSLNFRLPIYIGDKVSGEVQVINLKENKKKYLVKLKTKCFRNDELLVLDGEAMAILPSLAVERVRSLD, encoded by the exons ATGTTAATCAGGAGTTTACTTTTTGGGAACGTCCCTCCTTTGAGATGCTTTTCATCATCAGCACTTAATATTCTGAAAACTGGAGATATCTTAAGGGAGACAAGAGTTTTTACAGATGAAGATGTCCTTGAATATTCAAAGGTGAGTCACGACTCAAATCCTTTGCATTTTAATTCAGAGCTTGCTCGTAATGCTGGATTTGAAGATAGACTTGTTCATGGGATGCTTGTTGCTGCCCTCTTTCCACGGAtcatttcttctcatttt CCTGGAGCTGTATATGTTTCCCAAAGCTTGAATTTCAGGTTGCCGATCTATATTGGAGACAAGGTCAGTGGCGAGGTACAAGTGATtaatctaaaagaaaacaagaaaaaatacct AGTAAAACTCAAGACAAAGTGCTTCAGGAATGATGAACTTCTGGTTCTGGATGGAGAGGCTATGGCTATCTTGCCATCTCTGGCTGTGGAACGAGTCCGTTCCCTGGACTGA